The Mycobacteriales bacterium genomic sequence CCAGTGGTATATTGAAGACATGAGTGGGACGTATCAGGTAACGATGGGTGATCGGGGCAGGCTCGTTATCCCCGCCGAGGTTCGCGACCGTGCCGGGCTTGCGGAAGGCACTCCCGTCGTCCTGTTCGAGACGTCGGCGGGCCTCGTCCTTTTCACGCGTGCGCAGTTGCGTGATCGGGTTCGTACGGACCTGGCTGGGCTGGACCTCGTAGCAGAGCTGCTCGCCGATCGCCGCGCCGAGGCAGCTGCCGAAGACGCGGCGTAACCGCCCGCCACGTGGGATTGAACGTCGTAGACGCCTCGGCGCTCCTGGCCTATCTCCAAGGTGAGGACGGCTCGGCATTGGTTGAGACAGCCCTCGAAGCGGGAGGGGTGTGCGGTGCGGCGAACTGGTCCGAGGTGGCCCAGAAGGTCCGTGGCCATGGTCGGGACTGGGCCCTTTCCCGTTCGCTACTCCTCAGCTATGGCCTCGTCATCGAGCCGGTGACCGTTGAGGATGCCGAACGGGCAGCGAGGAGTTGGCGCTCGGCTCAGGGCCGCTCGCTGGCCGACCGGCTCTGCCTGGCACTCGGGGACCGCTTGGACGTGCCGATCCTCACGGCTGACCGGGCCTGGGGCGTTGCGGGCCGGATACGGCAGATCCGCTGACCGGCCTTCCGGAGACGGGTCCAGTGGGGACCCTGGCCTGCGGTCGCGTGGCTGGTGGCGGAAAAAAGGAAGTGAACCCGGACGCCCTTCGGACCGGCCTCAGCTCGCTGGCGGCGAGCCTGACAACCGTTGTCTACTGGGCGCCCGGGTCCTTCCC encodes the following:
- a CDS encoding PIN domain-containing protein — protein: MGLNVVDASALLAYLQGEDGSALVETALEAGGVCGAANWSEVAQKVRGHGRDWALSRSLLLSYGLVIEPVTVEDAERAARSWRSAQGRSLADRLCLALGDRLDVPILTADRAWGVAGRIRQIR
- a CDS encoding AbrB/MazE/SpoVT family DNA-binding domain-containing protein; the encoded protein is MSGTYQVTMGDRGRLVIPAEVRDRAGLAEGTPVVLFETSAGLVLFTRAQLRDRVRTDLAGLDLVAELLADRRAEAAAEDAA